The Candidatus Bathyarchaeota archaeon genome segment AATTTGGAAGGAAAATTCCTTTGATTCTTGGTTTACTCACCCTTGGCGCTGCTACATTGATTTTTGCCACTGGCAACTTCTTGACAGTAATGATTTCGATGATTCTATTCGGGATAGCTCAATTGTTAGCGATGTCCGCAGTGATGGCGCTCGCAACGGACCTTGTGCAACCAGAAAATAGAGGCAAGGTTGTTGGGCTCACAAATTTCATCGGTTACATCGTGATGGGCTTCGGCATGTTACTCGGTAACTATCTCTTCATAGAAGGACTGACGATTGGCATTCCCCAACTGCCCTTCTATGTAGCACTTGGATTGATTATTCCCCAACTTCTCATAGTTCTATTTCTCATACATGAACCCAAAAAGCGAGTAGGCGCTATAAGTTCCGATTAGACAACAATTTTTATTTCCCAACGCATTATAATGTTATGGACTGAAACTTTGATGACAGTAAAAATCATCGGTCACGGCACATGGTACGACAAAGCAGCCGCCAGAATCATAGAAAGGGAACATAAACTAGGACGCAGCCTTGACCTAATCCGAACAGAAATGGGTCTTGGCGCTTCAGGGCTACCTCATATCGGCAGTTTTGGCGATGCAGCAAGATCCTTCGCAGTAACATTAGCCCTGAAGGAACAAGGCATCAACTCTGAACTAATCGCATTTTCAGACGACAAAGACGGTTTGCGAAAAGTTCCAGCAGGCTTTCCTAAAACAATGAAAAAATACCTCGGCTACCCAGTAACAAGCATACCCGACCCCTTCAAATGCCACAACAGCTTCGGAGAACACATGAGCTCTCTACTACTAGAAGCCCTAGACAAATCCAACATAGAATACCACTTCATTTCAGCAGAAAAAGCTTACAAAGAAGGCTTGTTCAACGAAGAAATCAAAACAATCCTCACAAACGCGAAACAAGTAGGCAAAATCGTGAAAGAAGAGGTAGGACAAGAAAGATACACCGAAGCACTACCTTATTTTCCAATATGTGGCAATTGCGGGCGAATCTACACAACAACCGCCCACAAATTCTTGCCGAATGAAGAGAAAATACTGTACACGTGCAAAGGCATGGAAATAAAAGGAAAATGGCTCGAAGGCTGCGGATACCAAGGCGAAACGGACTACAGAGAGGGCGAAGGCAAACTGAGCTGGAAAAGCGAATTCGCAGTAAGATGGAAAGCCTTAGACATAAGGTTCGAGGCCTACGGAAAAGACATAGAAGACTCCGTGAGAATAAACGATAGAATCTGCCGAGAAATCCTAAAGTACGAACCACCGATGCACGCAAGATATGAAATGTTCCTAGATAAAAGTGGAAAGAAAATTTCAAAATCCGCCGGAAACGTCTTCACACCACAAGTTTGGCTGCGCTATGGCTCGTCCCAATCACTAATCTTGCTCATGCTAAAGCGCTTTGCAGGCACTCGCGAACTGTCGGTAGTAGATATTCCTCAATACATGAACGAATTCGATGAACTAGAGGACATATACTTCGGCAAGAAGCAAATCGCCAACAAGAAAGAACTTGCCAAACTGACAGGGCTCTACAAGTACTGCTGCTGGCTCAACCCCCCATCAAAGCCTAGCATCCATATGCCCTACAACCTCCTAGCATACATAACCAAAATCGCCCCCGAAAACAAAGAAACGGAATATGTCACCCAGAAGCTGCGAGAATATGGCTACCTAGAAAACAAGGAATTACCGCTTAAAGCTCTAAAGAAGAGAATCCAATATGCTGTCAACTGGAACAACGACTTCATGGAAATAAAAGAAACCCAACTGAAACTCACGGCAAACGAGACAGATGCAATAAAGGAACTTGTAGCAACTTTTCAAGGCAAAATAAATGCGGAAATAATTCAAAGCGCAATTTTCGACATCGCTAGAAAATACAACATATCACCAAAAAGATTCTTCAAAATACTCTACACAATTCTCCTCGGAATACCTGCAGGTCCAAGACTTGGCCCTTACATAATTGCCATGGGAAAACAAAACGTCACCGAAGCTCTACAGCGAGCTATTAACTAATAATAACTCTAAAAATTCCTTTGCCTCGTATTACTGAACATTGAAAGTTGAATGAAACTTCAAAGTGAAAAATAATGGGAGGTTCACAGAATGAACGTTAATGAAAAAGAAATTGCAGAGTACTTGGAGAAATGGCAGGCTATTTTAAGATTGCGAGATTGGGACATAATAGTCAAAATGGTCAAAACCCCTTGGAGAAAGTCTGCAGACATAAAAATCGATCTTGAAGATAAAAAAGCAGTCCTTTTAGTGAGTTGCAACCCAAAGTGCGAGAATCTGGAAGAGCTGGTTATCCATGAGTTGCTTCATCTAAAATTGTATGGAATGGATCAAATAATTGAAGAACTCCTGTCTATTGTCTATGGCGAGAAAGAGGAAGATCCAAAAAAAGAGTTTGCTAGTACACAATTCATGAAGCTCCTAGAATCTACAGTTGAAGATTTAACTAAAGGCTATTTAACAGCAGTCAATAGTCAGAAAATGCTATCATTTGGAAGATTGCAGAAGGCTATTGATGAAGAGATTAAGAACAACTAGAACATGGTTAGTAGCCCTATTGGTACAGAAGAAGAAAAGTCTAGCAGACTCTACAGAATAAAAAGAACCTAAACTTCCATTTTCAATTCTTTAGTAACATCTTTCTAGGAAATTTATGAAAGAAAGGTTATGCACGTACATATTCCTCAATGTTCCCTTACTCCATCTAAAACTTCTAAATTTTATTAATGTGTTAATGGCTTTCTCTTTAGTATGCTCAGAACACTATAATCCAGTTGAGAGGGCCCGTAGTCTAGTCTGGATTTGGACGCTGGCCTGCGGAGCCGGAGATCTGGGGTTCAAATCCCCACGGGCCCGCCACTATTTTGGTTGTCACGAAATGGTTTTGCATTTTTGAGCTGTATCTATTGTGAGAATATTCTGTAATTCGCAAATATGGATATATTTCCTTTTTTCTACGTGTTTATTGAAGAGGACTTGGAAGATGCGAAATGGAAGGCTGCAGTTTCGTTTCTGTTTCCCACCTATTTATGGTATTTATGACACTGGCGGAGGCGTAATCTATGTTTTCGGTGAGCACGATGGTAAAATTGAAGATGTTTTGAGTCATGAAGTATTACACTGGGCTGTGCAAGAAATCGCGGGAAAACAGGCAAGTTTAGATTTGGATAATGTTCCGCCCAAATTATTGAGAATGTAGCCTAGAAAAACTAGTTCGTTTCTCGTTTTTTCTCGCTGTCAAACAATTTATTAGTTACGTCAGAAGAGGATTTTCTGCAAAGTTTATGAGGCTGTATAAGTTCTCATAGGTGGTCGCAATATGGTTTCCATCAACCCTTTCGGTGATTTTCAGAGAGATTGTGAAAAGGCTTTAAGAAAGGCTCTTACCGAAATTTATCCTGGCATCTCTGTTGAATCTTTTTTATTAGCTGTTCCGCCTACTCCGGAATTTGGTGAATTGGCTTCATCTATTTGTTTTGAGCTTGCTAAAAAATTAAAAAAGCAGCCTCGTGAAATCGCAGATCAAATCGTTGAAAATATTATTATAGAAAGTTTTCCGATAATCAAAAACGTGAAAGCTGCTGGGAAAGGATATATTAATTTTTATTCAGATTTTGCAGAACTTTCTGCTTTAGTCATCCAATCTATTCGCATCTTGAATAATGAGTACGGCTATGTTAAGACAGACAAACCTCGGAAAGTCATAGTGGAACACACAAGCGTTAATCCTATTCACCCGATTACTATTGGGCAAGCAAGAAACCCTGTTTTAGGTGATGCCCTGGCCCGTATTTTGAAAGCTCGGGGCCATACAGTGGCTCGTCACTATTATGTGGATGATGTTGGCCGACAAACTGCAATCGCAGCCTTTGCATATGACAAGTTGGGTGAACCTAAACCTGAAGAAAAGCCGGACCATTTCGTAGGCAACATTTACACTGTAGCAAGTTGCATTATAGAGATAAATCGGCTGAAAAAGGAAGCTGAAAAAACACGAGACAAGACTACTGATGAAGACGCCCGAGAACTTCAGCGAAAACTCGACGATTGGATAATTATCTCAAAAGAGTTAAAAAACAGATTTCCACAAATTTTCAACAAACTCCTTAAAGAAACAATAAAAGATGAGAACCTAGAGCAAACTGTCAGCAGCTTGAACCGTGCTTACGAAGCCGGAGAAGAAAAAGCAAAACATTTGGTGCGCCAAGTCTGTAAAATGTGTCTGGAAGGATTTAAACAGACTCTCAGTAGAGCTGAAATTTTCTATGACTCTTGGGACTGGGAAAGCGACTTTGTTTGGAACAATGAAGTTGCAAAAAACCTAGACAAATTAAAGAAAACCCCGTACGTTTTCCAAGAAGGCGGCGTTATCGAGTTCGACGCAGAGAAAGTTGCAAAGAATTTAAAATTGAAAGAAATCCTTGGTATAAAGAAAGATTACGAGATCCCTTCCCTGACCTTGATTAGATCCGATGGAACAACACTTTACACTACAAGAGACATTCCATACAATCTGTGGAAGTTCAAGAAAGCTGAGAAAGTAATCAATGTCATCGGAATGGAACAAAAACTACCACAACAACAATTGAAATTGGCCCTATGGGCTTTAGGACATGCCAACCAAGCAAAAAATCTTACACATTTCGCCTACAATCTGATAACTCTTCCAGATTATAAGATGTCTAGCCGTAGAGGACGCTACATAACCCTTGACGAAGTGATGGATGAGGCTATAAAGAGAGCCCGTGAAGAAGTGGAAAAACGTTCACCACAACTTGCCGATGAAGAAAAGTCGAAAATCTCGAAGATAGTTGGAATCGGGGCTCTGAAATATGCTCTCGTTGAAGTTGACCCCGTAAAACCCGTAGTTTTCACTTGGGACAGAGTGATAGACTTCGAAAGAAATAGCGCCCCTTACATTCAATATTCTCATGCGCGAGCCCTCAGCATTTTGAGAAAAGCAAAAAGAGAACCAGAGAAACCGGACTATTCACTACTAGAAGAACCAATAGAACACAACCTTGTTTTGGCGCTTGCACGCTTCCCAGAAGTCTTCGTCAATTCTGCAGAAAACCTAAAACCCAACGCGATAGCCGACTATGCAAACATTCTAGCCGACAAATTCAACAGCTTTTACAATGCCTTACCTGTATTAAAAGCGAAGCCGAAAACACTAAGCGACGCAAGGCTGGCACTAGTCGAGGCGATCAGAATAGTGCTCAGAAATTCATTGAATCTAATCGGCATTGTAGCACCCAAAAAAATGTAACCGTAGCTCTAATGTTTCACAGATAATTTAGGAATAATTCATTTCTCGTTTCTGAGCTCTGGTTAGAAGTGGCGGGCCCGTGGGGATGCACTCGGTGTGGCGAGCGGATACCAACCTCATAGTTATGTGTGTGTGGGCTTAAAATTTAATCCAACCAACCAACCAAGCTGCTTTTAATAGCTGACGCTTGAGCCTGAATATGGAAAGCAAGCGTCAGTATGATATTGCTCGCTGACGCTCGCAACTGAAAATGGACCGAAAGTTGAAAGACTCAAAGGCAATTGTAACAATCAAAAATCCTTCTAGATTGAAATCATAATGTAGTTATTCCAAATTATGTTAAAATAGCAGAAGAATATTTTTTTAATGACATTTTTAATTACTTATTAGTGTATTACTTCAATATTCTCAGTGAGATGTTTTAATTTGGGTAATCCAATAGTAATTTCTGAAGAAGAGTGTTTTCGAGCTTTCCTCAGGACAGAACCTAAACCTTACCAGAGGAATATTATTAAAGAACTCATTGTTGAACTGGCAAAAGGTAAAGATGTTGTCCTTCAACTTCCTACGGGAACTGGAAAGACGTTTGTGTATTTACCTGTGGCAATTACGGCAGCAGCTAACGATTACAGAGTAGCAATTTTAACTGCTACCAATCTCATTATTGACCAGATCGTTGGCAAATACTTACCATATTTCAGAACAGACCCTGAAGTTTATGCTGCAAAGGGCATAGAACACTATTCATGTCATATCACAAATAATAAAGCAGAATATACTACATGTACGCGTGAACAGAGAAGTCTTTGTGAAACGGAAAATCCAGAGTGCGCTGTTATATACACCAACAAACAACTTGAAGAACATCAATTAATCTTAACAAACTTCCACAAATTCTTGTCAGTACCAACTTCGCGAGGATTCGATTTTGTGGTGATCGATGATTCTCATGGTTTTGAGAACGC includes the following:
- a CDS encoding arginine--tRNA ligase — translated: MVSINPFGDFQRDCEKALRKALTEIYPGISVESFLLAVPPTPEFGELASSICFELAKKLKKQPREIADQIVENIIIESFPIIKNVKAAGKGYINFYSDFAELSALVIQSIRILNNEYGYVKTDKPRKVIVEHTSVNPIHPITIGQARNPVLGDALARILKARGHTVARHYYVDDVGRQTAIAAFAYDKLGEPKPEEKPDHFVGNIYTVASCIIEINRLKKEAEKTRDKTTDEDARELQRKLDDWIIISKELKNRFPQIFNKLLKETIKDENLEQTVSSLNRAYEAGEEKAKHLVRQVCKMCLEGFKQTLSRAEIFYDSWDWESDFVWNNEVAKNLDKLKKTPYVFQEGGVIEFDAEKVAKNLKLKEILGIKKDYEIPSLTLIRSDGTTLYTTRDIPYNLWKFKKAEKVINVIGMEQKLPQQQLKLALWALGHANQAKNLTHFAYNLITLPDYKMSSRRGRYITLDEVMDEAIKRAREEVEKRSPQLADEEKSKISKIVGIGALKYALVEVDPVKPVVFTWDRVIDFERNSAPYIQYSHARALSILRKAKREPEKPDYSLLEEPIEHNLVLALARFPEVFVNSAENLKPNAIADYANILADKFNSFYNALPVLKAKPKTLSDARLALVEAIRIVLRNSLNLIGIVAPKKM
- the lysS gene encoding lysine--tRNA ligase, with protein sequence MTVKIIGHGTWYDKAAARIIEREHKLGRSLDLIRTEMGLGASGLPHIGSFGDAARSFAVTLALKEQGINSELIAFSDDKDGLRKVPAGFPKTMKKYLGYPVTSIPDPFKCHNSFGEHMSSLLLEALDKSNIEYHFISAEKAYKEGLFNEEIKTILTNAKQVGKIVKEEVGQERYTEALPYFPICGNCGRIYTTTAHKFLPNEEKILYTCKGMEIKGKWLEGCGYQGETDYREGEGKLSWKSEFAVRWKALDIRFEAYGKDIEDSVRINDRICREILKYEPPMHARYEMFLDKSGKKISKSAGNVFTPQVWLRYGSSQSLILLMLKRFAGTRELSVVDIPQYMNEFDELEDIYFGKKQIANKKELAKLTGLYKYCCWLNPPSKPSIHMPYNLLAYITKIAPENKETEYVTQKLREYGYLENKELPLKALKKRIQYAVNWNNDFMEIKETQLKLTANETDAIKELVATFQGKINAEIIQSAIFDIARKYNISPKRFFKILYTILLGIPAGPRLGPYIIAMGKQNVTEALQRAIN